From the genome of Bactrocera oleae isolate idBacOlea1 chromosome 2, idBacOlea1, whole genome shotgun sequence, one region includes:
- the Lk6 gene encoding uncharacterized protein Lk6 isoform X1, protein MVERILEEEECNSCAPAASTVASGSNVKTDNNGKVNNSAGSGSDSGVGGGGTFSTDTDNSSQSGGHNEITRYSSEDVSGNESSEAPKMTEIERQAELNRHKEEMQKKRRKKKRTSSSLHSSTFQELYKLTGEILGEGAYASVQTCVNIYTDLEYAVKVIDKIPGHARARVFREVETFHHCQGHPGILQLIEFFEDDEKFFLVFEKINGGPLLRRIQEQICFSEHEAAQIIKEIASGLDFLHKKGIAHRDLKPENILCVYPDKLCPIKICDFDLGSGIKFTTDVSSPSATPQLLTPVGSAEFMAPEVVDLFVGEANYYDKRCDLWSLGVIAYILLCGYPPFSGNCEEDCGWNRGENCRTCQELLFESIQEGRFSFPEAEWEDVSEEAKDLIRGLLVKEAPKRLSAEAVLNHSWIKFSEEESPNDIKKMENRRKALRTPGNIRRNQSAREISRFAESAMAVKRVILQHFSMRYDYMKERPNIYQPSQLQVDAQNSGAGADSNNSPPIFIKPPPPRSRSMNNTLSVSNNRSIYGGRNSNLYATRHSSRLGSSINGGKASSIYQSGAPSFKTLNVHQEDDDDEALEAFGRLDEDEEWAHVGEHQNGYFSAANEDDLKAEVEARRRQMGDNAGDESDYESYPHLWRVMDNEDEEEECELGDEVEATSTNRPYEQDGECSDNNTPHDYNDYTRRPKYYLDDNNEDGEMELKVVEELEDKNRCRHGDYGDNAITSDAEDSSCVRSGDEGSKTTLLQGAMQIKEGERSAEAETALQLSFNRLPNNESKVNDENMENAEWKRRSVDQERMFEVNDYVNVDHNKVKVNDEFEEKVADEANNSFAKAEIDEHVFKLEEEENIEKQNKQQQIDFANETKMNFNENSKTNFKTYYNIQDNNIETKKNASGNKANDLLLDAGQNQLPISDINYITITNLNTTTIAVNATKTNHTTNDNKNSNVSNMETETKTNIANKIIKDADNVTTTTKENAILLASISDLKDTLPELNETANIVVTTPINGVAAENAAFNGKSGKSATPADNIIDEENGGKVVATDGNEDELVTSKKRVATMRTTFGNQQQQTQKQLKQQQKQPPKQNQKKQQLQQQQQPQNQKQKQQTLIKSKRSPRANKTPRNVCFALGNNSGRHAGGVDDVYDAYQNNYDAELEDDADEDDVVYGRPRSHSNNINATGYARRQQPYNNNHRRYSQPTAGVNKQQEQQQSSGQKAENWRNRGGILINGNNAGNSNGDSSNSTGLSATVAVNNYRNKYRSQGGVNSPGWNVGGAQRNGGHYYNARSGGGSYSHVGVSGASPPSDDSGSGSASAIHNWRNDCIYTGARNCGMQQRRNYQQPIHDGNGGSIMRAHFNRNNQYQPRIGSGRFTHSPTGNMYVPQSRGSAVSGIYNSGHGFGLGGGGGGSSSGSPTSAGELDIGLSPPSESLLMQRRMRVVAGAGRHRNNDFGVGDFCQSATANG, encoded by the exons GCGGCCATAATGAAATCACACGCTATAGCAGCGAAGATGTTTCGGGCAACGAGTCCAGCGAGGCGCCGAAAATGACGGAAATCGAACGTCAGGCGGAACTCAATCGCCACAAGGAGGAAATGCAAAAGAAGCGACGCAAGAAGAAACGCACCAGTTCCTCTTTGCATTCGTCAACATTTCAAG AATTGTATAAACTGACGGGCGAAATCCTTGGCGAAGGCGCTTACGCTTCTGTACAAACATGCGTAAACATCTACACCGATTTGGAGTATGCCGTGAAGGTAATCGATAAAATACCGGGACATGCGCGTGCGCGTGTTTTTCGCGAAGTGGAGACATTCCATCATTGCCAGGGACATCCGGGCATTTtacaattaattgaatttttcgaGGAtgatgaaaagttttttttggtttttgaaaag ATTAATGGCGGCCCACTGTTGAGACGCATTCAGGAGCAGATTTGTTTCTCAGAACACGAGGCAGCGCAGATTATCAAGGAAATTGCATCCGGTTTGGATTTTCTGCACAAGAAAGGCATTGCGCATCGTGATCTGAAgccggaaaatattttatgcgtCTATCCGGACAAATTGTGCCCGATTAAGATATGCGATTTCGATTTGGGATCGGGCATTAAATTCACCACAGACGTCTCATCGCCATCGGCAACACCACAATTGCTAACACCA GTCGGCAGCGCAGAATTTATGGCGCCCGAAGTTGTTGATCTATTCGTTGGCGAGGCAAATTACTATGATAAGCGTTGTGATCTGTGGTCACTTGGTGTTAtcgcatatattttattgtgcGGCTATCCACCATTTTCGGGCAATTGTGAAGAGGATTGCGGCTGGAATCGCGGCGAGAATTGTCGCACCTGTCAGGAGTTGCTCTTCGAGTCCATACAAGAAG GACGTTTTTCCTTTCCCGAGGCTGAGTGGGAGGATGTAAGCGAGGAGGCCAAAGATTTGATACGTGGTCTACTTGTCAAGGAAGCGCCAAAGCGTCTAAGTGCTGAAGCAGTGCTAAACCATTCGTGGATCAAGTTTTCGGAGGAAGAGTCTCCGAATGATATTAAGAAAATGGAGAATCGGCGAAAGGCGCTACGCACACCTGGCAATATAAGGCG CAATCAATCAGCGCGCGAGATATCGCGATTCGCCGAGTCGGCAATGGCTGTGAAACGCGTGATACTGCAACACTTTTCCATGCGTTATGACTACATGAAAGAGCGCCCGAACATCTATCAGCCGTCGCAATTGCAAGTAGACGCCCAGAATAGCGGCGCCGGCGCGGACAGCAACAACAGTCCACCCATATTTATAAAGCCACCACCACCACGTAGTCGCTCCATGAATAACACGCTGAGCGTCAGCAATAATCGTTCGATCTATGGCGGTCGTAATAGCAATCTTTATGCTACACGCCATTCGAGTCGTTTAGGCAGCAGCATTAATGGCGGCAAAGCGTCGAGCATCTATCAATCGGGTGCACCATCGTTCAAAACACTAAACGTACACCAAGAGGACGACGACGATGAGGCGCTGGAAGCATTTGGACGGCTCGATGAAGATGAAGAGTGGGCACATGTGGGAGAGCATCAGAACGGATACTTTTCCGCCGCTAATGAAGACGATTTAAAAGCGGAAGTGGAAGCCAGACGTAGGCAAATGGGAGATAATGCTGGAGATGAGAGTGACTACGAGAGTTATCCACATCTTTGGCGTGTTATGGACAATGAGGATGAGGAGGAGGAGTGTGAGTTAGGTGATGAGGTGGAAGCAACCAGCACAAATAGGCCATATGAACAGGATGGCGAGTGCAGTGATAATAATACGCCCCATGACTATAACGATTACACCAGACGTCCAAAATACTATCTAGATGATAATAACGAAGACGGAGAGATGGAGCTCAAAGTAGTCGAAGAGTTGGAGGACAAAAATCGTTGTCGTCATGGTGATTATGGTGATAATGCTATTACTAGTGATGCGGAGGATAGTTCCTGTGTTAGGAGTGGTGACGAAGGCAGTAAGACAACATTACTACAGGGTGCCATGCAAATTAAGGAGGGAGAGAGATCAGCCGAAGCTGAAACTGCTCTCCAGTTAAGTTTTAATAGATTACCTAATAATGAGAGTAAGGTTAATGATGAGAACATGGAGAACGCAGAGTGGAAGAGGAGGAGCGTTGATCAGGAGCGAATGTTTGAAGTTAATGATTATGTTAATGTTGATCATAATAAGGTTAAGGTTAATGATGAATTTGAAGAAAAAGTTGCAGATGAGGCAAATAATTCATTTGCAAAGGCAGAAATTGATGAACATGTTTTCAAGTTGGAGGAGGAAGAAAATATcgaaaagcaaaataaacaacAGCAAATAGATTTTGCTAACGAAACGAAAatgaatttcaatgaaaattcaaaaacaaatttcaaaacttattaTAACATCCAagataataatattgaaacGAAGAAGAATGCAAGCGGCAACAAAGCAAATGATTTGTTGCTGGACGCTGGACAAAACCAACTTCCAATAAgtgatattaattatataacaatCACCAatttaaatacaacaacaatcgcAGTTAATGCAACCAAAACAAATCACACCACCAACGACAACAAGAATAGTAATGTTTCGAATATGGAAACAGAAACCAAAACAAATATAgcaaacaaaatcataaaagaTGCAGAtaatgttacaacaacaacaaaagaaaatgcTATATTATTGGCTAGTATTAGTGATTTGAAAGATACGCTACCTGAACTTAATGAGACTGCAAACATTGTTGTCACCACGCCAATAAACGGAGTCGCTGCCGAAAATGCAGCATTCAATGGAAAAAGCGGAAAATCTGCAACGCCTGCCGACAACATAATTGATGAAGAGAACGGAGGAAAAGTTGTCGCAACGGATGGGAATGAAGATGAGCTGGTGACTTCCAAGAAACGGGTGGCAACAATGCGAACGACTTTtggaaatcaacaacaacaaacacaaaaacagcTAAAACAGCAGCAGAAGCAGCCGCCAAAGCAAAATCAAAAGAAgcagcagctacaacaacaacaacaaccacaaaatcaaaaacaaaaacaacaaactttgATAAAATCAAAGCGGTCGCCACGCGCAAACAAAACACCGCGTAACGTCTGCTTTGCGCTGGGCAACAACAGCGGTCGCCATGCTGGCGGCGTTGACGACGTTTACGATGCATATCAGAACAATTATGACGCCGAGTTAGAGGACGATGCCGATGAAGACGACGTCGTTTACGGCAGACCACGTTcgcacagcaacaacatcaacgCAACTGGTTATGCACGTCGTCAGCAACCATACAACAACAATCATCGACGCTACTCACAGCCAACAGCCGGCGTCAATAAGCAGCAAGAACAGCAACAGTCGTCCGGACAGAAAGCCGAAAATTGGCGCAATCGCGGTGGTATTCTAATAAATGGCAACAATGCCGGCAACAGCAACGGAGACTCATCGAACAGCACCGGTTTAAGTGCCACGGTTGCAGTAAATAATTACCGCAACAAGTATCGTTCACAAGGTGGTGTCAATTCGCCCGGCTGGAATGTGGGCGGCGCTCAACGTAATGGCGGCCACTACTACAATGCCCGCTCCGGCGGTGGCAGTTACAGTCACGTCGGCGTAAGTGGTGCCTCGCCACCGTCCGATGACAGCGGCAGCGGTTCTGCAAGTGCCATACATAACTGGCGTAACGATTGCATCTATACGGGTGCGCGTAATTGTGGAATGCAACAGCGACGCAACTACCAGCAACCCATACACGATGGCAACGGCGGCAGCATTATGCGCGCGCATTTCAACCGAAACAATCAATATCAGCCGCGCATCGGTTCAGGACGTTTCACGCATTCACCAACCGGCAATATGTATGTACCGCAGTCGCGCGGCAGTGCCGTCAGCGGCATATATAATAGCGGCCACGGTTTTGGTTTgggtggcggcggcggcggcagtAGCAGTGGTTCACCAACATCGGCTGGTGAGCTGGACATTGGACTCTCACCGCCGAGCGAGAGTTTGTTAATGCAGCGACGTATGCGTGTAGTAGCAGGCGCTGGGCGGCATCGCAATAATGACTTCGGTGTGGGCGATTTCTGCCAATCGGCAACGGCTAACGGTTAA
- the Lk6 gene encoding uncharacterized protein Lk6 isoform X2 encodes MTGGHNEITRYSSEDVSGNESSEAPKMTEIERQAELNRHKEEMQKKRRKKKRTSSSLHSSTFQELYKLTGEILGEGAYASVQTCVNIYTDLEYAVKVIDKIPGHARARVFREVETFHHCQGHPGILQLIEFFEDDEKFFLVFEKINGGPLLRRIQEQICFSEHEAAQIIKEIASGLDFLHKKGIAHRDLKPENILCVYPDKLCPIKICDFDLGSGIKFTTDVSSPSATPQLLTPVGSAEFMAPEVVDLFVGEANYYDKRCDLWSLGVIAYILLCGYPPFSGNCEEDCGWNRGENCRTCQELLFESIQEGRFSFPEAEWEDVSEEAKDLIRGLLVKEAPKRLSAEAVLNHSWIKFSEEESPNDIKKMENRRKALRTPGNIRRNQSAREISRFAESAMAVKRVILQHFSMRYDYMKERPNIYQPSQLQVDAQNSGAGADSNNSPPIFIKPPPPRSRSMNNTLSVSNNRSIYGGRNSNLYATRHSSRLGSSINGGKASSIYQSGAPSFKTLNVHQEDDDDEALEAFGRLDEDEEWAHVGEHQNGYFSAANEDDLKAEVEARRRQMGDNAGDESDYESYPHLWRVMDNEDEEEECELGDEVEATSTNRPYEQDGECSDNNTPHDYNDYTRRPKYYLDDNNEDGEMELKVVEELEDKNRCRHGDYGDNAITSDAEDSSCVRSGDEGSKTTLLQGAMQIKEGERSAEAETALQLSFNRLPNNESKVNDENMENAEWKRRSVDQERMFEVNDYVNVDHNKVKVNDEFEEKVADEANNSFAKAEIDEHVFKLEEEENIEKQNKQQQIDFANETKMNFNENSKTNFKTYYNIQDNNIETKKNASGNKANDLLLDAGQNQLPISDINYITITNLNTTTIAVNATKTNHTTNDNKNSNVSNMETETKTNIANKIIKDADNVTTTTKENAILLASISDLKDTLPELNETANIVVTTPINGVAAENAAFNGKSGKSATPADNIIDEENGGKVVATDGNEDELVTSKKRVATMRTTFGNQQQQTQKQLKQQQKQPPKQNQKKQQLQQQQQPQNQKQKQQTLIKSKRSPRANKTPRNVCFALGNNSGRHAGGVDDVYDAYQNNYDAELEDDADEDDVVYGRPRSHSNNINATGYARRQQPYNNNHRRYSQPTAGVNKQQEQQQSSGQKAENWRNRGGILINGNNAGNSNGDSSNSTGLSATVAVNNYRNKYRSQGGVNSPGWNVGGAQRNGGHYYNARSGGGSYSHVGVSGASPPSDDSGSGSASAIHNWRNDCIYTGARNCGMQQRRNYQQPIHDGNGGSIMRAHFNRNNQYQPRIGSGRFTHSPTGNMYVPQSRGSAVSGIYNSGHGFGLGGGGGGSSSGSPTSAGELDIGLSPPSESLLMQRRMRVVAGAGRHRNNDFGVGDFCQSATANG; translated from the exons GCGGCCATAATGAAATCACACGCTATAGCAGCGAAGATGTTTCGGGCAACGAGTCCAGCGAGGCGCCGAAAATGACGGAAATCGAACGTCAGGCGGAACTCAATCGCCACAAGGAGGAAATGCAAAAGAAGCGACGCAAGAAGAAACGCACCAGTTCCTCTTTGCATTCGTCAACATTTCAAG AATTGTATAAACTGACGGGCGAAATCCTTGGCGAAGGCGCTTACGCTTCTGTACAAACATGCGTAAACATCTACACCGATTTGGAGTATGCCGTGAAGGTAATCGATAAAATACCGGGACATGCGCGTGCGCGTGTTTTTCGCGAAGTGGAGACATTCCATCATTGCCAGGGACATCCGGGCATTTtacaattaattgaatttttcgaGGAtgatgaaaagttttttttggtttttgaaaag ATTAATGGCGGCCCACTGTTGAGACGCATTCAGGAGCAGATTTGTTTCTCAGAACACGAGGCAGCGCAGATTATCAAGGAAATTGCATCCGGTTTGGATTTTCTGCACAAGAAAGGCATTGCGCATCGTGATCTGAAgccggaaaatattttatgcgtCTATCCGGACAAATTGTGCCCGATTAAGATATGCGATTTCGATTTGGGATCGGGCATTAAATTCACCACAGACGTCTCATCGCCATCGGCAACACCACAATTGCTAACACCA GTCGGCAGCGCAGAATTTATGGCGCCCGAAGTTGTTGATCTATTCGTTGGCGAGGCAAATTACTATGATAAGCGTTGTGATCTGTGGTCACTTGGTGTTAtcgcatatattttattgtgcGGCTATCCACCATTTTCGGGCAATTGTGAAGAGGATTGCGGCTGGAATCGCGGCGAGAATTGTCGCACCTGTCAGGAGTTGCTCTTCGAGTCCATACAAGAAG GACGTTTTTCCTTTCCCGAGGCTGAGTGGGAGGATGTAAGCGAGGAGGCCAAAGATTTGATACGTGGTCTACTTGTCAAGGAAGCGCCAAAGCGTCTAAGTGCTGAAGCAGTGCTAAACCATTCGTGGATCAAGTTTTCGGAGGAAGAGTCTCCGAATGATATTAAGAAAATGGAGAATCGGCGAAAGGCGCTACGCACACCTGGCAATATAAGGCG CAATCAATCAGCGCGCGAGATATCGCGATTCGCCGAGTCGGCAATGGCTGTGAAACGCGTGATACTGCAACACTTTTCCATGCGTTATGACTACATGAAAGAGCGCCCGAACATCTATCAGCCGTCGCAATTGCAAGTAGACGCCCAGAATAGCGGCGCCGGCGCGGACAGCAACAACAGTCCACCCATATTTATAAAGCCACCACCACCACGTAGTCGCTCCATGAATAACACGCTGAGCGTCAGCAATAATCGTTCGATCTATGGCGGTCGTAATAGCAATCTTTATGCTACACGCCATTCGAGTCGTTTAGGCAGCAGCATTAATGGCGGCAAAGCGTCGAGCATCTATCAATCGGGTGCACCATCGTTCAAAACACTAAACGTACACCAAGAGGACGACGACGATGAGGCGCTGGAAGCATTTGGACGGCTCGATGAAGATGAAGAGTGGGCACATGTGGGAGAGCATCAGAACGGATACTTTTCCGCCGCTAATGAAGACGATTTAAAAGCGGAAGTGGAAGCCAGACGTAGGCAAATGGGAGATAATGCTGGAGATGAGAGTGACTACGAGAGTTATCCACATCTTTGGCGTGTTATGGACAATGAGGATGAGGAGGAGGAGTGTGAGTTAGGTGATGAGGTGGAAGCAACCAGCACAAATAGGCCATATGAACAGGATGGCGAGTGCAGTGATAATAATACGCCCCATGACTATAACGATTACACCAGACGTCCAAAATACTATCTAGATGATAATAACGAAGACGGAGAGATGGAGCTCAAAGTAGTCGAAGAGTTGGAGGACAAAAATCGTTGTCGTCATGGTGATTATGGTGATAATGCTATTACTAGTGATGCGGAGGATAGTTCCTGTGTTAGGAGTGGTGACGAAGGCAGTAAGACAACATTACTACAGGGTGCCATGCAAATTAAGGAGGGAGAGAGATCAGCCGAAGCTGAAACTGCTCTCCAGTTAAGTTTTAATAGATTACCTAATAATGAGAGTAAGGTTAATGATGAGAACATGGAGAACGCAGAGTGGAAGAGGAGGAGCGTTGATCAGGAGCGAATGTTTGAAGTTAATGATTATGTTAATGTTGATCATAATAAGGTTAAGGTTAATGATGAATTTGAAGAAAAAGTTGCAGATGAGGCAAATAATTCATTTGCAAAGGCAGAAATTGATGAACATGTTTTCAAGTTGGAGGAGGAAGAAAATATcgaaaagcaaaataaacaacAGCAAATAGATTTTGCTAACGAAACGAAAatgaatttcaatgaaaattcaaaaacaaatttcaaaacttattaTAACATCCAagataataatattgaaacGAAGAAGAATGCAAGCGGCAACAAAGCAAATGATTTGTTGCTGGACGCTGGACAAAACCAACTTCCAATAAgtgatattaattatataacaatCACCAatttaaatacaacaacaatcgcAGTTAATGCAACCAAAACAAATCACACCACCAACGACAACAAGAATAGTAATGTTTCGAATATGGAAACAGAAACCAAAACAAATATAgcaaacaaaatcataaaagaTGCAGAtaatgttacaacaacaacaaaagaaaatgcTATATTATTGGCTAGTATTAGTGATTTGAAAGATACGCTACCTGAACTTAATGAGACTGCAAACATTGTTGTCACCACGCCAATAAACGGAGTCGCTGCCGAAAATGCAGCATTCAATGGAAAAAGCGGAAAATCTGCAACGCCTGCCGACAACATAATTGATGAAGAGAACGGAGGAAAAGTTGTCGCAACGGATGGGAATGAAGATGAGCTGGTGACTTCCAAGAAACGGGTGGCAACAATGCGAACGACTTTtggaaatcaacaacaacaaacacaaaaacagcTAAAACAGCAGCAGAAGCAGCCGCCAAAGCAAAATCAAAAGAAgcagcagctacaacaacaacaacaaccacaaaatcaaaaacaaaaacaacaaactttgATAAAATCAAAGCGGTCGCCACGCGCAAACAAAACACCGCGTAACGTCTGCTTTGCGCTGGGCAACAACAGCGGTCGCCATGCTGGCGGCGTTGACGACGTTTACGATGCATATCAGAACAATTATGACGCCGAGTTAGAGGACGATGCCGATGAAGACGACGTCGTTTACGGCAGACCACGTTcgcacagcaacaacatcaacgCAACTGGTTATGCACGTCGTCAGCAACCATACAACAACAATCATCGACGCTACTCACAGCCAACAGCCGGCGTCAATAAGCAGCAAGAACAGCAACAGTCGTCCGGACAGAAAGCCGAAAATTGGCGCAATCGCGGTGGTATTCTAATAAATGGCAACAATGCCGGCAACAGCAACGGAGACTCATCGAACAGCACCGGTTTAAGTGCCACGGTTGCAGTAAATAATTACCGCAACAAGTATCGTTCACAAGGTGGTGTCAATTCGCCCGGCTGGAATGTGGGCGGCGCTCAACGTAATGGCGGCCACTACTACAATGCCCGCTCCGGCGGTGGCAGTTACAGTCACGTCGGCGTAAGTGGTGCCTCGCCACCGTCCGATGACAGCGGCAGCGGTTCTGCAAGTGCCATACATAACTGGCGTAACGATTGCATCTATACGGGTGCGCGTAATTGTGGAATGCAACAGCGACGCAACTACCAGCAACCCATACACGATGGCAACGGCGGCAGCATTATGCGCGCGCATTTCAACCGAAACAATCAATATCAGCCGCGCATCGGTTCAGGACGTTTCACGCATTCACCAACCGGCAATATGTATGTACCGCAGTCGCGCGGCAGTGCCGTCAGCGGCATATATAATAGCGGCCACGGTTTTGGTTTgggtggcggcggcggcggcagtAGCAGTGGTTCACCAACATCGGCTGGTGAGCTGGACATTGGACTCTCACCGCCGAGCGAGAGTTTGTTAATGCAGCGACGTATGCGTGTAGTAGCAGGCGCTGGGCGGCATCGCAATAATGACTTCGGTGTGGGCGATTTCTGCCAATCGGCAACGGCTAACGGTTAA